Proteins found in one Zea mays cultivar B73 chromosome 1, Zm-B73-REFERENCE-NAM-5.0, whole genome shotgun sequence genomic segment:
- the LOC100273577 gene encoding Noroxomaritidine synthase translates to MEPFFLFVGLALVLCFLTLYYRHLQSKKTSPLEPTEWPIVGHLPGLVANIHHFHDWATGVLAGAGYNFEARAGRTGVRYFITCDPSNVRHIFTSNFANYPKGEEYAAIFDVLGGGIFNADGESWRRQRVKAQMLMTGPRFRAFTARCSRDKVERSLLPFLAHHADDDGRAPPCDLHDVFLRLTFDMTCTLVFGVDPGCLAFGLPVVPFARAMDDALETLFLRHIIPMACWKLMNVLEVGQERKMAAARRTIDSFVAATVAKRRADKLKGCECVSNSYDLLSSFICHEDDDSSENDDVFLRDTTVNLLLAGRDTTGAALSWFFYLVSKDPRVEQKLLDELAPIAASRRTKGAEDAAHAGSGMVTFDADELSSLVYLHAALSECLRLYPSVPFEHKVAAAADVLPSGKELKAGDKVLVFNYSMGRMEGVWGKDCMEFRPERWLNQEGTKLRYEPSYKFISFNAGPRTCLGKEMAFVQMKTVAAAVLWNFAVEVVPGHVVEPKLSIILHMKNGLAVKVTRRDDGTAPSSSCVRHTACF, encoded by the coding sequence ATGGAGCCGTTTTTTCTGTTCGTAGGGCTGGCCCTTGTTCTCTGCTTCCTCACCCTGTACTACCGCCACTTGCAATCTAAGAAAACGAGCCCTTTGGAGCCGACCGAATGGCCAATAGTCGGCCATCTCCCCGGCTTGGTCGCCAACATCCATCACTTCCACGACTGGGCCACCGGTGTCCTCGCCGGCGCGGGCTACAACTTCGAAGCCCGCGCAGGTCGCACCGGCGTGCGGTACTTCATCACCTGCGACCCCTCCAACGTGCGCCACATCTTCACGTCCAACTTCGCCAACTACCCTAAAGGCGAAGAGTACGCCGCCATCTTCGACGTCCTGGGCGGCGGCATCTTCAACGCCGACGGGGAGTCGTGGCGGCGCCAGCGAGTGAAGGCGCAGATGCTCATGACCGGCCCTCGGTTTCGAGCCTTCACGGCGCGGTGCAGCCGCGACAAGGTGGAGAGGAGCCTCCTGCCTTTCCTCGCCCACCACGCCGACGACGACGGACGAGCGCCCCCGTGCGACCTGCACGACGTGTTCCTGAGGCTGACGTTCGACATGACATGCACTCTCGTCTTCGGCGTCGACCCTGGGTGCCTGGCGTTCGGCTTGCCCGTGGTCCCCTTCGCGCGCGCCATGGACGACGCGCTGGAGACGCTTTTCCTCCGGCACATCATCCCCATGGCGTGCTGGAAGCTGATGAACGTACTGGAGGTAGGGCAGGAGAGGAAGATGGCCGCGGCTCGAAGGACGATCGACAGCTTCGTCGCCGCCACCGTCGCGAAACGCAGGGCCGACAAGCTGAAAGGATGTGAATGCGTCAGTAACTCGTATGACTTGCTGTCATCCTTCATCTGCCACGAGGACGACGACTCGAGCGAAAACGACGACGTGTTCTTACGTGACACGACGGTGAACCTCCTGCTCGCCGGCCGGGACACCACAGGCGCGGCTCTGTCGTGGTTCTTCTACCTCGTCTCCAAGGACCCTCGCGTCGAGCAGAAACTACTGGACGAGCTCGCGCCCATCGCTGCTTCACGGCGGACGAAAGGTGCAGAAGATGCTGCACACGCCGGCAGCGGCATGGTGACCTTCGACGCAGACGAGCTCAGCAGCCTGGTTTACCTCCACGCGGCGCTGAGCGAGTGTCTGAGGTTGTACCCGTCCGTCCCGTTCGAGCACAAGGTCGCGGCCGCCGCCGACGTTCTGCCGAGCGGGAAGGAGTTGAAGGCGGGAGACAAGGTGCTGGTGTTCAACTACTCCATGGGCAGGATGGAGGGCGTGTGGGGCAAGGACTGCATGGAGTTCCGCCCCGAGAGATGGCTCAACCAGGAAGGGACCAAGCTTCGGTACGAGCCGTCCTACAAGTTCATCTCCTTCAACGCCGGGCCGCGGACGTGCCTCGGCAAGGAGATGGCGTTCGTGCAGATGAAGACCGTGGCGGCGGCCGTGCTGTGGAACTTCGCCGTCGAGGTGGTGCCCGGACACGTCGTGGAGCCGAAGCTGTCCATCATACTTCACATGAAGAATGGGCTCGCCGTCAAGGTTACGAGAAGGGACGACGGGACGGCGCCGTCGTCGTCGTGCGTGCGTCACACGGCTTGCTTTTGA